In a genomic window of Candidatus Hydrogenedentota bacterium:
- a CDS encoding M6 family metalloprotease domain-containing protein → MVVAVLAPAASAVPYFGEEVFTYHQPDGSTFGVRLYGDEFFAYQRTADEGREVVLDEATGFWCYAKLAGDGRSFVSTGAPVITRDKSSLVTGKTGALSAGAAQPLQTLPLDVVMALAKARKEAMGAAARELLAPTGIVQEGEALAKRVGPVVGLCILVDFPDEEGVISRGDVGRFLNEASGYSDFGNACSVNEYFHIESNGKLDYTNIVTPWVRMPHPKFFYDDNSIGGGKASLLVQTALEILDQQGFDFGTVDAINIFYAGTRSSGWMRGLWPHSTGFYQMTDMGNSLTLGTFCHENGHLVCGFPDLYSYTASYLGTSASIVGWYCLMGGGGGKHPPHFAPILKYIGNWAEIVEVPYDTLPMNALLQADRNRFYKYTNPDRPTEFYLLENRNDTGYEGPYGGAGATAPGRGLVVWHVDQTGSNKESSIQDPTVPKEEIFKTPYYAFVIEAEPGATTPWYANPSPLPDEKDTFYFGHGADPVYSYPPLPYYPIFGVTDPNNPDKVFLSNPDLCFWNRDDLDAGRTIVSKLAVHSFGAQGHFMPFVIGVNPYGVAKWQVLGVAGSPKIAATCSSIVARCNWGQNPPSQSFRVYNAGGQGTLYFEVTSNRPWLLVSPGSGLAPVGGADFTVSFNATSLAPGTYTGTLTFVSEPAAPPLNVNVTLDVAERHVLVVTPPELNVDLTYDAVSTDYHVDVLNNGGGSMKYTVSSSCSDAPWNWLEPTLTSSLCVANMTEAVYLNIRAIDLAQNPPVLPVGTYEGTVTVTAPGALNSPANVTVNLTVGGFIRLLSPNGGEVWQPNKDLTVPIEWAANVTDPVNIQLMKWDSVASEYVVVEDIASGLAYDGDPDADGRSRYDWSLPLNMVPGGDYRVRIFTGADWDTSTCKDESDADIRIYRVAYSTDMSEDPQGTLWTFEGGWAWGVPAGGGAADGVGNPDPSAGYSGSTVVGYNLEGNYENSMAGTEYAVLGPINCTDFADTRLTFRRWLGVEKTDSAVLEISTNGTAWSQLWGNPLDEDITDGDGGVWELVTYDISQYADQHLRVWFRWSMGPTDSLDRFCGWNLDDVAVYGVYLRVGSIDVTILPPEAISDGAQWRRVGTSQWLDSVTVAGAIEGNVPAGTHEIEFKDAAGWWRTPDNVTVTVNYGQQASTQATYRQAGFLTATLTPPGAVAAGAQWRRAGTTQWLDSGATEEQVLPGAYTVEFKPVAGWTTPPSQPVSIAFNQLSATSGDYVLIPTGSLLVTIEPAGAVTDGARWRRVGTATWLESGVSETGIPVGTYSIEFKSVANWATPAQTSVTIVGGETASKTGTYVPLGSLHVTLSPTEAAGAGAQWRWRPAGGDDTTWSQYFNSGQVDSNVPAGNCELEFKELNPDYWDTPLPKTVAIVFRQTTNEVGVYLGYSRLRVTIQPAEAVTAGAQWRRVGQPTWLDSGATEPEVPVGECTIEFKSLPGWDTPANKTVTTSLAQLTDESAAYVGHGSLKVTITPEGAVTAGAQWRREGQAVWRDSGTTEPDVPTGQCTVEFKPIAGWREPSSKTVNITHNQESSTSGEYYRIGALKVNITPPEAVAAGAQWQRSGQPAWLNSGETEQNVPVGSQMVQFKPIDGWGKPQDQPVEIKEGEISTVNAQYVRVGSLKVTITPAAAVTAGAQWHRKDTPTWFASGATEANVPEGPQTVEFSDVTGWVKPAETSVTVEAGKTATASGTYTEITVGSLHVVITPPAAVSAGAQWRRVGQTTWLNSDATEADVPMGSCRVEFKAIEGWYAPATQTVTIPRSETAEAAGTYEQIAYGSLQVLITPAGAVSAGAQWRRSGTTDWFDSGETERNLPEGNYTVEFKALEGWRTPQSQMVSVVEGETAAATGVYVEIIESGSLQVMIEPVEARLAGAQWRRAGTTTWRNGSYIESDVPIGDYVIEFSAVEGWLEPGDIAVTIELDERTTATGTYEKATGALQVAIMPQGARDDGAMWRRIGAITAKTETEVTSGNVFRIGAPVLNGAVLEVPLLLFRGDDVTSQDIFSKDGLFADGPAPAVFGFDVVYDPSVLYFSNGQEAGVEESGQQTGVTCSDNLTNWYGHEVSVSEPDGSNAGRVRLVFMNSVSNAPVTTRDDVRSGGNPGDAQNPFLLGTMYFDCSLDADASVPLLIQNVVASDGEQMLDAVEAQSAVFKLDTGSDWLPSGAIETDIAPGTYTVEFKDVVGWTTPNDEEVDVVGGETASATGTYVEIPSGSLLVTITPPEAVAAGAQWRRAGTAQWLDSGSTEEDVPEGSHVVEFQTVSGWNTPENQTVAITAGETTTAAGAYTEIVPAGSLWVVITPQEAVDAGAQWRRVGTAEWRDSGFVEEGVPAGLCTVEFQVVSGWNAPENIDVPVEVGDTALVTGAYTAQDGSGCPWVSKAFQPFAETTVFEPVLPSAQDENGMRLCAPLAPLAIRLRSSAGIAADSVWGTVSWGASESENVLWLPLDADQADGWAVYQPETPWAVNEIVTFTAGAYTVSGQAIGPFTYEFVVSDAVYAGSAAIAESDETADRPEFVGFAYEIYPGTVYGEPVTIQLPVPDGVDASALEPAYLFYKDGQGTWVSGTKVDGWLEPGSVRAVQT, encoded by the coding sequence GGTTCGATTTCGGGACGGTCGACGCTATCAATATCTTCTACGCGGGCACTCGCAGTTCCGGGTGGATGCGGGGACTCTGGCCGCATTCCACCGGTTTTTACCAGATGACAGACATGGGCAACAGCCTGACCCTCGGCACATTCTGCCACGAGAACGGCCACTTAGTCTGCGGGTTCCCCGACTTGTACTCGTACACGGCCTCGTATCTTGGCACATCCGCATCGATCGTGGGCTGGTACTGCCTCATGGGCGGAGGCGGAGGCAAACATCCCCCGCACTTCGCTCCAATTCTGAAATACATCGGTAATTGGGCCGAGATTGTCGAGGTCCCTTATGACACTCTGCCCATGAATGCATTGTTGCAGGCGGACCGCAACCGCTTTTACAAGTATACGAATCCCGATCGGCCGACTGAGTTCTACCTTCTCGAAAACCGCAACGATACGGGTTATGAAGGCCCATATGGCGGCGCGGGCGCGACGGCGCCGGGGCGCGGCCTCGTGGTCTGGCATGTAGACCAGACCGGCAGCAACAAGGAGAGCTCGATTCAGGACCCGACCGTCCCGAAGGAAGAGATCTTCAAAACGCCCTACTATGCCTTTGTCATCGAAGCAGAGCCTGGCGCGACCACTCCCTGGTACGCGAATCCGAGCCCGTTGCCCGACGAAAAAGACACATTTTACTTCGGGCATGGCGCGGACCCTGTGTACTCATACCCTCCGCTGCCGTATTACCCCATTTTTGGCGTTACCGACCCCAACAATCCCGACAAGGTCTTCTTGAGCAACCCGGATCTATGCTTCTGGAACCGGGACGACTTGGACGCGGGGCGCACGATCGTGTCGAAACTTGCCGTCCATTCGTTCGGCGCGCAGGGGCATTTCATGCCGTTCGTGATCGGCGTCAATCCTTATGGCGTGGCGAAGTGGCAGGTGCTCGGCGTGGCGGGGAGCCCCAAGATCGCCGCGACGTGTTCGTCCATTGTTGCCCGGTGCAACTGGGGACAGAACCCTCCCAGCCAGAGCTTCAGGGTGTACAACGCGGGCGGACAGGGCACTCTCTATTTCGAGGTCACGAGCAACCGGCCGTGGCTCCTGGTCTCTCCGGGCTCGGGTTTGGCGCCGGTGGGAGGGGCGGACTTTACGGTGTCCTTCAACGCCACGAGTCTTGCGCCTGGCACGTATACAGGCACGCTCACGTTCGTTTCCGAACCGGCGGCGCCGCCGTTGAACGTTAACGTCACCCTCGATGTTGCCGAGCGGCACGTTCTCGTCGTGACGCCTCCCGAATTGAATGTGGACCTCACGTACGACGCGGTTTCGACGGACTACCATGTCGACGTGCTCAACAACGGCGGCGGTTCCATGAAATACACCGTGTCCAGCAGTTGTTCCGACGCGCCCTGGAACTGGCTGGAACCGACGTTGACCTCGAGCCTCTGCGTTGCAAACATGACCGAAGCCGTTTACCTCAACATCCGCGCAATAGACCTTGCCCAGAATCCGCCCGTGCTTCCCGTGGGCACATACGAGGGGACCGTGACGGTGACCGCCCCCGGCGCGCTGAATTCTCCGGCAAATGTAACCGTAAACCTTACCGTAGGCGGTTTCATAAGGCTTCTCTCGCCCAACGGCGGGGAAGTGTGGCAACCCAACAAAGACCTGACGGTCCCCATCGAATGGGCCGCGAATGTGACCGACCCGGTCAACATTCAGCTTATGAAATGGGATTCCGTTGCTTCCGAGTATGTCGTAGTTGAGGACATCGCGAGCGGACTTGCCTACGACGGCGATCCCGATGCCGACGGCCGGAGCCGCTACGATTGGTCGTTGCCGCTCAATATGGTCCCCGGAGGCGACTACCGCGTCCGGATCTTTACCGGCGCGGATTGGGATACCTCAACCTGCAAAGATGAATCCGACGCCGACATCCGTATCTATCGCGTTGCCTACAGCACGGACATGAGCGAGGATCCCCAAGGTACGCTGTGGACCTTCGAGGGTGGATGGGCCTGGGGCGTGCCGGCAGGCGGCGGGGCCGCGGACGGGGTCGGCAATCCCGATCCCTCGGCAGGCTACAGCGGCAGCACCGTAGTCGGTTACAACCTCGAAGGCAATTATGAGAATTCAATGGCGGGGACCGAATATGCCGTCCTTGGCCCAATCAACTGCACCGACTTCGCGGACACGCGGCTCACCTTCCGGCGCTGGCTCGGCGTCGAGAAGACGGATAGCGCCGTTCTTGAAATCAGCACCAACGGCACTGCTTGGAGCCAACTCTGGGGCAACCCTCTTGACGAAGATATTACCGATGGGGACGGGGGCGTCTGGGAACTGGTTACCTACGATATCTCCCAATACGCCGATCAGCATCTGAGAGTCTGGTTTCGCTGGAGCATGGGACCCACGGACTCGCTGGACCGTTTCTGCGGATGGAATCTCGACGATGTTGCCGTGTATGGCGTCTACTTGCGCGTCGGGTCGATAGACGTGACCATTCTGCCTCCCGAAGCGATAAGCGACGGCGCTCAGTGGCGGCGCGTGGGTACCAGCCAGTGGCTTGACAGCGTAACGGTCGCGGGGGCAATCGAGGGCAATGTTCCCGCAGGCACGCACGAAATCGAGTTCAAAGATGCGGCGGGCTGGTGGCGGACGCCCGACAATGTGACCGTCACGGTCAATTATGGCCAGCAGGCCTCAACACAGGCGACGTATCGACAGGCTGGTTTCCTGACAGCGACACTCACTCCCCCGGGCGCGGTCGCCGCAGGCGCCCAGTGGCGGCGCGCGGGCACCACGCAGTGGCTTGATAGCGGCGCCACCGAGGAGCAGGTGTTGCCCGGGGCCTACACGGTCGAGTTCAAGCCCGTGGCAGGGTGGACCACGCCCCCCAGCCAACCTGTCAGCATCGCTTTCAATCAGCTCTCCGCGACGAGCGGCGATTACGTGCTCATACCCACTGGTTCTCTGCTGGTGACCATCGAGCCTGCGGGAGCGGTCACTGACGGCGCCCGGTGGCGCCGCGTGGGAACCGCCACATGGCTCGAGAGTGGTGTGTCCGAGACGGGTATTCCCGTCGGCACGTACAGTATCGAGTTCAAATCGGTGGCTAACTGGGCCACGCCCGCTCAGACGAGCGTCACTATCGTGGGCGGCGAAACAGCTTCGAAGACCGGCACCTATGTCCCGCTTGGCTCGCTGCATGTCACGCTCAGTCCGACTGAAGCCGCGGGCGCGGGCGCGCAGTGGCGCTGGCGGCCGGCTGGCGGTGATGACACCACGTGGTCCCAGTATTTCAACAGCGGCCAGGTCGACTCGAACGTGCCTGCCGGGAATTGTGAACTGGAGTTCAAAGAACTGAATCCTGACTATTGGGACACCCCGCTACCCAAGACGGTCGCGATCGTCTTCCGCCAAACCACTAACGAGGTCGGCGTGTACCTTGGCTATAGCCGGTTGCGCGTGACGATCCAGCCTGCTGAGGCCGTTACCGCGGGCGCCCAGTGGCGGCGGGTCGGGCAGCCGACGTGGCTCGATAGCGGCGCGACCGAACCCGAGGTGCCTGTAGGAGAATGCACCATCGAGTTCAAGTCCCTGCCTGGGTGGGATACCCCTGCCAACAAGACGGTGACCACCAGTCTCGCTCAGCTCACCGACGAGAGCGCCGCTTACGTCGGGCATGGCTCGTTGAAGGTGACGATCACGCCTGAGGGAGCAGTGACTGCGGGGGCGCAGTGGCGGCGGGAGGGGCAGGCCGTCTGGCGCGATAGCGGCACGACCGAACCGGATGTGCCTACTGGACAGTGCACCGTCGAATTCAAGCCCATCGCCGGCTGGCGGGAGCCGTCAAGTAAGACGGTCAACATTACCCATAATCAAGAGAGCAGCACCAGTGGCGAGTATTATCGTATCGGCGCGCTCAAGGTGAACATCACGCCTCCCGAGGCGGTCGCCGCAGGGGCGCAGTGGCAACGGTCTGGGCAGCCGGCGTGGCTTAACAGCGGCGAGACCGAGCAGAACGTGCCCGTGGGCTCGCAGATGGTCCAGTTCAAGCCGATAGACGGCTGGGGCAAGCCGCAGGATCAGCCCGTGGAAATCAAGGAAGGCGAAATCTCCACCGTGAACGCCCAGTATGTGCGTGTCGGTTCCCTCAAGGTGACGATCACGCCTGCCGCGGCGGTTACCGCTGGTGCGCAATGGCATCGAAAGGACACCCCCACATGGTTCGCCAGCGGCGCAACCGAGGCGAACGTGCCCGAAGGTCCGCAAACGGTCGAGTTCAGCGATGTCACGGGATGGGTTAAGCCCGCTGAGACGAGCGTGACCGTCGAGGCCGGGAAGACAGCCACGGCAAGCGGGACCTACACCGAGATCACGGTTGGCTCGCTGCACGTGGTCATTACGCCCCCGGCCGCCGTGTCTGCGGGCGCGCAGTGGCGCCGGGTGGGGCAGACCACATGGCTCAACAGCGACGCGACCGAAGCCGACGTGCCTATGGGGTCGTGCAGGGTCGAGTTCAAGGCCATCGAAGGGTGGTATGCGCCCGCTACACAGACCGTGACCATTCCGCGCAGCGAGACCGCCGAAGCGGCCGGGACGTACGAACAAATCGCGTACGGTTCGCTCCAGGTGCTTATCACTCCGGCTGGGGCCGTGAGCGCGGGCGCGCAGTGGCGGCGCTCGGGCACGACGGACTGGTTCGACAGCGGAGAAACCGAGCGCAATCTCCCCGAAGGCAACTATACCGTCGAATTCAAGGCCTTGGAGGGGTGGCGGACGCCCCAAAGCCAGATGGTAAGTGTTGTCGAGGGCGAGACTGCCGCCGCGACAGGCGTCTATGTCGAGATTATCGAAAGCGGCTCGCTTCAAGTAATGATAGAGCCGGTGGAAGCCCGGCTGGCCGGGGCGCAGTGGCGCCGCGCCGGAACCACGACATGGCGTAACGGCAGCTATATCGAGTCTGACGTGCCGATAGGCGATTATGTCATCGAGTTCAGCGCCGTGGAAGGCTGGCTCGAACCCGGCGATATCGCCGTCACCATCGAACTCGATGAGCGAACCACGGCGACAGGAACATACGAGAAAGCCACCGGCGCGCTTCAGGTGGCCATCATGCCGCAGGGCGCGCGGGACGACGGCGCCATGTGGCGGCGTATCGGAGCGATCACCGCCAAGACCGAGACCGAGGTCACGTCAGGCAACGTGTTCCGTATCGGCGCGCCCGTGCTCAACGGCGCCGTGCTCGAAGTGCCCCTGCTGCTATTCCGGGGCGACGACGTGACGTCTCAGGACATCTTCAGCAAGGACGGCCTGTTTGCGGACGGACCGGCCCCCGCCGTGTTCGGGTTTGACGTGGTCTATGACCCGTCGGTCCTGTATTTCAGCAACGGACAGGAAGCTGGCGTGGAGGAGTCCGGGCAGCAGACAGGCGTCACGTGTTCGGACAACTTGACGAACTGGTACGGACATGAAGTGAGCGTGAGCGAACCCGACGGTTCCAACGCCGGGCGGGTACGGCTGGTGTTCATGAATTCCGTCTCCAATGCTCCGGTTACGACCCGCGACGATGTGCGCAGCGGCGGCAATCCCGGGGATGCCCAGAATCCGTTCCTGCTTGGCACGATGTACTTCGACTGTTCGCTGGATGCGGACGCGTCGGTGCCCCTTCTCATCCAGAACGTTGTGGCCTCCGACGGGGAGCAGATGCTCGATGCGGTAGAGGCGCAATCGGCGGTGTTCAAGCTGGATACCGGTTCGGACTGGCTGCCCAGCGGCGCCATCGAAACCGATATCGCGCCCGGAACCTACACGGTCGAGTTCAAGGATGTTGTGGGTTGGACCACGCCGAACGACGAGGAAGTGGATGTCGTCGGCGGCGAGACAGCATCCGCAACCGGAACCTATGTCGAGATCCCGTCCGGGTCGCTTCTGGTAACGATCACGCCTCCGGAGGCGGTAGCTGCCGGCGCTCAGTGGCGGCGCGCGGGTACCGCGCAGTGGCTTGACAGCGGCAGCACGGAAGAGGACGTTCCCGAGGGCTCTCACGTTGTCGAGTTCCAAACGGTCTCCGGATGGAATACGCCCGAGAACCAGACGGTCGCCATTACGGCCGGCGAAACTACGACGGCAGCCGGGGCGTACACCGAAATCGTTCCCGCCGGTTCGCTCTGGGTGGTCATTACGCCGCAGGAGGCTGTCGATGCCGGCGCGCAATGGCGGCGCGTCGGAACGGCGGAATGGCGTGACAGCGGGTTTGTCGAGGAAGGTGTTCCCGCTGGGTTGTGCACCGTCGAATTCCAGGTCGTCTCCGGCTGGAACGCGCCCGAGAATATCGACGTTCCGGTGGAAGTCGGCGACACCGCTTTGGTCACGGGCGCCTACACCGCCCAAGACGGCTCAGGCTGTCCGTGGGTCAGCAAAGCGTTCCAGCCGTTTGCGGAGACAACGGTCTTCGAGCCGGTGCTGCCGTCCGCGCAAGACGAAAACGGCATGCGCCTGTGCGCTCCGCTTGCGCCGCTCGCGATCCGTCTGCGCAGCAGCGCAGGCATCGCCGCGGACTCGGTCTGGGGCACGGTGAGTTGGGGCGCTTCGGAATCCGAGAACGTGCTGTGGCTGCCGCTTGACGCTGATCAGGCCGACGGCTGGGCCGTATACCAGCCCGAGACGCCATGGGCGGTCAACGAAATCGTCACGTTTACGGCGGGCGCTTACACCGTCTCCGGCCAGGCAATAGGGCCCTTCACGTACGAGTTTGTTGTAAGCGACGCGGTGTACGCAGGGTCTGCTGCCATTGCGGAATCCGATGAAACGGCGGACCGGCCGGAGTTCGTTGGCTTCGCGTACGAAATTTACCCCGGCACGGTTTATGGCGAGCCCGTGACCATACAGCTTCCGGTACCCGACGGGGTGGATGCCAGCGCTCTGGAACCCGCCTACCTGTTCTACAAGGACGGGCAGGGAACCTGGGTTTCCGGCACGAAAGTGGATGGCTGGCTCGAACCCGGCTCCGTCCGCGCAGTCCAGACC